ATGATTTGCAACTATGCAGGAATTTTCGACAAGCAGCTGAAACACGACGGTTTTGTGTGGGCGATTGATAGTACCGTTACAGGGAGATTTGTGATTGAGATAGAGTTTCTTGACCTGAAGGTTACTGATCCATCTGTAAGCACTGTCTCACTGTCTTCTTCTGTTTTTGTCAATGGTTGGTACAACAACAATTAGTCAGGCGAGTACGTGGAGTGAGTGGCACCCTTGAGTCACCTGAAATCATGTCTAATCTTGAACAGGTTCACACACGAAAACATCGTATAGATACTTCCACAGCTGCTTTTTTGCATTGCAATAAACAACACCCTGGTCTGTAGTTGTTGTTGGGTTGAAATTATGTGCGATGCCGATATGACATCCAGAGATATGTTGTTTCATAAGGACATAATTAAGTTTCAAAGTCAGAGGCTAATTTAAGAGTAACAGAGCCTAAAGCACAGATCTCCTGTCACGTGTccccgcaccccccccccccgccccctccccctcaaaAAGGACTCCAAATTGCATTTATTGTTATCAACTGAAAACAGCCTGCAAGTCACAAACAGATGTGGTTTCAGTACTTTATTTTCAGCATAGATAGCCAGACTTTTAATCTGTTAACCAGCAGATCTCAGCATATCAATATATCTGTTACTGGAAGAATTtctttgaaaacaaaaaaaatatgaaaaaaatacaGCATTCACCCCTTGTTCTTGCAAGAGTATTCCCCTGACAGTCTCATCTCACCCTGTTCATGAATTGCATTTCAGGGAGGTGAACCGGCCTCAATCTGGGCCTCCCACCAGATCAAGCACTCTTCAGACAACATCGCACTGTCTGCCCTGTCTCGGATGCTGCACGAGGACATCCTCACCGACATCACAATTAACGCCGCAGACGGCAGCGTGCGTGCCCACCGCGCCATCCTGGCGTCGCGTTCCCCCGTCTTCCGGAGCATGTTCTCGCACGACCTCAGGGAGAAGGAGCTCTCCACTGTGGACATCTCCGACATGTCCCTGGAGGCATGCCATGCCTTCCTCCATTACATCTACGGCGACCTGCGCAGCGAGGAGTTCCTCGCGAACCGGCTGGCGCTCCTCCGGGCGGCCGACAAGTACGACATGGCTGACCTGAAGGAGGCCTGCCACGAGAGCCTGCTGGAGGACATCGACACGGGCAACGTGCTGGAGCGGCTCCAGACCGCGCACCTGTACCGGCTGCCGAGGCTCAAGGGTGGCTGCCTGAGGTTCCTGGTGGACTTCAGGAAGGTGTACGAGATGCACGACGACATCAACGTGTTCCTGCAGACGGCGGAGCGGGACCTCGTGGCCGAGGTGTTCCATGGCGTCCTTGCAGCGTGGAACGGGCGGTAAGCATGCCATGGCATTGCAGCCTTGCAGGTGTTCATCtgggttggttggttggttgttTCAGAATCAGAAGCATTGTTTGGAGGATTCTTGCTGGAAAAGCATGTAAATATTGCATACAGTGGGCACGTTCCAGTGGTTGGCTGGCCTGGGATTTTTACTGTGTATGCCTTGATTGGATTTTGTTCTTATCATGTGGAAATCTAATTCATGTAAGTATACAATTTATTGCTCAATTTGTAATACACATCTCTGATTGGTGCTCATGGCAAAAGTCCTTGAGGCTTCACTAGGTGATACCTGTTGCCATTCCATTGTCTCTTTATGGTAAACTGTGTTGTGGAATCGGAACCGTATCTGTAAAGTGGCATTGAGTTCTTAGAGCCTAAGCCAAGTATTCGAGTGTCTGCTCTTTTTTAAGCTGAGAAGTGGgcccttccaaaaaaaaattgagaaatggAACCTAAAATGAAACATACTTATAATGTTAAATCTTAAAATTTAACAAGTGGCCTATTAGCTCAGTTGGTTAGAGCGTTGTGCTAATAACGCGAAGGTCGCAGTTTCGAGACCTGCATGGGCCCATAATATTCTttatttttgtaaattttttttatttttttctcgatCTTCTTCATTTTTATACTTTTCACGTTCTTCTTTAAAGTGCATCTGTGATCTTTCTAGTACAGTTCCTGATTTTCGTTGTGTGTTCTTTGTGCACAATGCTCCTAATATACTGCTGCTGATTTACCGGCTTACCGCACCGCACTCTCTGCTAGCTAATGGGCTTCTGGCCAAATCATTCGGCGCATTGCCCATGCTCCATGCTGCTAGTTGCCGGACGGCGAAATGCTCAGATCACCCGGCGGCATCGATGGCGACAAGAAGTCAAGAACTGATGGATGGATCATCCAGGGGCGCGATACACCACTTGAGCCTACGGCCGGACAAACCAGTAGCGTCAGCTGATCTTCACCCCACTTGGGTGCCGCCGGCCAATctgccggcgaggcggcgatgcCTGCTGGATGGgcgagaaaaaaagaaagtgcTCATTTCACATCGCTCATTCGGCAATCAGAACAGCTCCTGATTCGTTTTTCACAGTACATTTCTTTTAGCAGAGCGGCAGTAGCACAGAGAAATAGAATGTGAGAGTGTGTAAACATTTGGCTCTCGTTTGAATTGCGTCCGGATTTCAAATTCATGTGGAAGTAGAAATGGCTTCCGATTCAATTGTTGCGTTTGGCCAAGGAAAACATTGAGACAGAAATCAGAGCAATTACAGATTCCTTTTTTGAAAGAGCGCATTACAAATTCCGCCTGAACCGTTTGGTTGACAATTTCTTGAGAAATTCAAATCCTTCGCGTAAGCAtacagcagcagccagcagcgagGCTCGGTTGCCAGCAATGGAGCTCGAGTGCTCGACCTGACCCCTCACCACCTTCCGGCCGTGCCGTGCTGCCTGCCCATCCTGGTTCCACGGAAGAGCGGTTCTAACGAGGAAGGAAAAGCGGCCCAGCTGAGCCTATGGCCCATCTAAGTCGTCAGGCCTCCTAGCCCGTCTAACAGGATAGGGCGAATGGCTACCCAAATAAACATTCATTCAGAATTTAATCAATTTCTTCAGACTAGCTGACCAAATACAAAACTTTTTATTCAGATTTGGTTGGGGTGCGCCAGGCCCTGCCAGCAGTGCAACGGC
The Panicum virgatum strain AP13 chromosome 6N, P.virgatum_v5, whole genome shotgun sequence genome window above contains:
- the LOC120678973 gene encoding BTB/POZ domain-containing protein At1g55760-like yields the protein MTDGARVEAAPRLAQWRVDALPCYTYRKSLPFRIGLWNWYLSVERNNKQTCVKLFAENSNSTKNGPSAPIASFVTKLLISLPPNQQTIVHPGIFDKQLKHDGFVWAIDSTVTGRFVIEIEFLDLKVTDPSGGEPASIWASHQIKHSSDNIALSALSRMLHEDILTDITINAADGSVRAHRAILASRSPVFRSMFSHDLREKELSTVDISDMSLEACHAFLHYIYGDLRSEEFLANRLALLRAADKYDMADLKEACHESLLEDIDTGNVLERLQTAHLYRLPRLKGGCLRFLVDFRKVYEMHDDINVFLQTAERDLVAEVFHGVLAAWNGR